A stretch of Arachis hypogaea cultivar Tifrunner chromosome 15, arahy.Tifrunner.gnm2.J5K5, whole genome shotgun sequence DNA encodes these proteins:
- the LOC112746863 gene encoding L-type lectin-domain containing receptor kinase IX.1-like translates to MATIFFYPSPTFLYLLLSTFLALNLSTYSIEFQISTFTTGDPSILYRGQAIPRVGTIELNNNIDYLFQVGSAIYFKDVLLWESRSGKQADLKTHFTFVIDTQGNSQYAAGLAFFLAPSGFQIPPNSAGGFLGLYNTSTADSLRNQIVHVEFDSFPNPEWDPKLEHVGINVNSISSANYTAWNASKHSNDIADAWITYNSTSKILSVSWKYQTTSTSQENTTLSHQIDLMKVLPQSVTIGFSAATSEYTERHVIQSWEFSSSLDAAEPGKGKNSNKTWKVVVGSVVAGAVLIVAVISTYVIFRRWKKKKKNDALRERMSSIDDLEKGAGPRRFSYEEVVVATNNFSPNRKLGQGGFGAVYRGYFADLDLVVAVKKISSGSRQGKREYVTEVKVISRLRHRNLVQLIGWCHDRGEFLLVYEYMPNGSLDSHLFGNRTPLSWSLRHKIALGLASAILYLHEEWEQCVLHRDIKPSNVMLDSSFNVKLGDFGLAKLIDHELGSQTSVLAGTIGYMAPEYISSRRASKESDVYSFGLVALEIATGKRVFDLIEDEDSQKGLAEWVWDHYGREELHMVVDGRLEKDFDEKEAMYLMIVGLWCCHPDKNGRPSIRQAIQVLNSEGALPQLPTKMPVAIYHIPTPSVSSDGASVSVSLQSGR, encoded by the coding sequence ATGGCTACAATTTTCTTTTATCCATCACCAACCTTTCTTTACCTTTTGCTCTCAACCTTCCTTGCATTAAACCTCTCAACTTATTCGATTGAATTCCAAATATCTACGTTTACCACTGGCGATCCAAGCATACTTTATAGAGGACAAGCCATACCTCGTGTTGGAACGATAGAATTGAACAATAACATTGATTACTTATTCCAAGTTGGATCAGCCATATACTTCAAAGATGTTCTACTTTGGGAATCAAGATCAGGAAAACAAGCTGATTTGAAAACACACTTCACCTTTGTTATTGACACTCAAGGCAATTCTCAATATGCTgctggccttgcattcttccttgcaCCTTCTGGATTCCAAATACCACCAAACTCTGCCGGCGGCTTCCTAGGCCTATACAACACATCCACTGCCGACTCGCTGCGCAATCAGATTGTTCATGTTGAGTTTGACTCCTTCCCTAATCCGGAGTGGGATCCCAAATTGGAGCATGTGGGAATCAATGTTAATTCAATTTCTTCGGCAAACTACACTGCTTGGAATGCTAGCAAGCATAGTAATGACATTGCTGATGCATGGATCACATACAATTCAACAAGCAAGATTCTAAGTGTGTCATGGAAATACCAAACAACCTCTACCTCTCAAGAGAATACTACTCTTTCTCATCAAATTGATTTGATGAAGGTCTTGCCTCAATCGGTTACAATTGGATTTTCCGCGGCTACTAGTGAGTACACAGAACGACATGTTATTCAGTCTTGGGAGTTCAGTTCAAGTTTGGACGCCGCAGAGCCTGGTAAAGGAAAGAATTCGAACAAGACATGGAAGGTGGTGGTTGGATCAGTTGTTGCAGGAGCTGTTTTGATTGTGGCAGTTATTTCAACATATGTAATATTTAGAagatggaagaagaaaaagaaaaatgatgcTCTAAGAGAGAGGATGAGCTCTATTGATGACTTGGAAAAAGGAGCTGGACCAAGAAGATTCTCTTATGAGGAGGTTGTTGTCGCCACCAATAACTTCTCCCCAAACAGGAAGTTAGGTCAAGGTGGATTTGGCGCGGTATATAGAGGCTACTTTGCTGATCTAGATTTGGTTGTTGCTGTTAAGAAGATATCAAGTGGATCAAGACAAGGGAAAAGAGAGTATGTAACTGAAGTCAAAGTCATTAGCAGGTTAAGGCATAGGAATCTTGTGCAACTCATAGGTTGGTGCCATGATCGAGGTGAGTTCCTTCTTGTTTATGAGTATATGCCAAATGGTAGCCTTGATTCCCATTTGTTTGGGAATAGGACTCCATTATCGTGGAGCTTGAggcacaagatagctcttggatTGGCCTCTGCTATTCTCTATCTTCATGAAGAGTGGGAACAATGTGTATTGCATAGAGATATCAAACCAAGCAATGTGATGTTGGATTCTAGTTTCAATGTCAAGCTTGGTGATTTCGGTTTGGCTAAGCTCATAGATCATGAATTAGGGTCTCAGACATCGGTTTTAGCCGGAACTATTGGCTATATGGCTCCAGAATATATAAGCAGTCGCAGAGCAAGTAAGGAGTCAGATGTGTATAGTTTTGGATTGGTAGCTTTAGAGATTGCCACCGGGAAAAGGGTGTTTGACCTTATAGAGGATGAAGATAGTCAAAAGGGGTTAGCGGAGTGGGTTTGGGATCATTATGGAAGAGAAGAGCTTCATATGGTTGTGGATGGGAGACTAGAAAAGGATTTTGATGAGAAAGAAGCCATGTATTTGATGATTGTTGGTTTATGGTGTTGTCATCCTGATAAGAATGGGAGACCATCAATAAGACAAGCAATTCAAGTGCTGAATTCAGAAGGTGCACTGCCACAACTTCCAACAAAGATGCCTGTTGCTATATACCATATTCCCACACCTTCTGTCAGCTCTGATGGTGCTTCCGTTAGTGTTAGCCTCCAATCAGGTCGGTGA
- the LOC112747354 gene encoding probable mannitol dehydrogenase has translation MATQAEFEHPRKAFGWAARDTSGVLSPFNFSRRETRENDVAFKVLYCGVCHSDIHMLKNEWGFSLYPIVPGHEIIGTVTEVGSKVNKFKVGDKVGVGCMVGSCRKNTCRNCNDALENYCPQMILTYGVKDTDGTITYGGYSDLMVADENFVVRIPQGFPLDAAAPLLCAGITVYSPLRYYGLDKPGLHVGVVGLGGLGHMAVKFAKAFGVKVTVISTSPEKKDEAIQLLGADHFLISRDHDQMQAATGSFDGIIDTVSAFHPLLPLISLLKCHGKLVMVGAPEKPLELPVFPLIMGRKTVAGSTIGGMKETQEMIDFAAKHNVKPEIEVIPIDYINTALERLLKADVKYRFVIDIGNTLKPST, from the exons ATGGCAACACAAGCTGAATTTGAGCATCCTAGAAAGGCCTTTGGATGGGCAGCTAGGGATACTTCTGGTGTTCTCTCACCTTTTAATTTCTCTAGAAG GGAAACGAGAGAGAATGACGTGGCATTCAAAGTTTTGTATTGTGGGGTATGTCACTCTGACATACACATGCTGAAAAATGAATGGGGCTTTTCCCTATATCCAATAGTTCCTGG GCATGAGATTATAGGCACAGTGACAGAGGTGGGAAGCAAGGTAAACAAGTTCAAAGTTGGGGACAAAGTTGGTGTTGGATGCATGGTTGGTTCTTGCCGCAAAAACACATGCAGAAACTGTAATGATGCTCTAGAGAACTATTGTCCACAAATGATTCTCACATATGGTGTCAAAGACACTGATGGCACCATCACCTATGGGGGCTATTCTGACTTAATGGTTGCTGATGAAAACTTTGTGGTTCGAATTCCTCAAGGCTTTCCTCTTGATGCTGCTGCTCCTCTCCTTTGTGCCGGGATCACAGTGTATAGCCCTCTTAGATATTATGGGCTTGACAAGCCTGGACTCCATGTGGGTGTGGTTGGTCTTGGTGGGTTAGGTCACATGGCTGTTAAGTTTGCCAAAGCTTTTGGGGTTAAGGTAACGGTCATCAGCACCTCCCCTGAGAAAAAGGACGAAGCAATTCAACTTTTAGGAGCTGATCACTTCCTTATAAGTCGTGACCATGATCAGATGCAG GCTGCAACGGGCAGTTTTGATGGTATTATTGACACAGTTTCTGCCTTCCATCCTTTATTGCCTCTAATTAGTTTATTGAAGTGTCACGGGAAGCTTGTAATGGTTGGTGCCCCGGAGAAGCCTCTAGAGCTGCCAGTATTTCCTTTAATTATGG GAAGAAAGACAGTTGCCGGTAGTACCATCGGAGGGATGAAAGAGACACAAGAGATGATTGATTTTGCTGCTAAACATAACGTGAAACCTGAAATTGAGGTTATTCCTATTGATTATATTAACACAGCATTGGAGCGTCTACTCAAAGCTGATGTCAAATATCGTTTTGTCATCGACATTGGAAACACTCTAAAACCTTCCACTTGA
- the LOC112747358 gene encoding 8-hydroxygeraniol dehydrogenase-like: MASPETEHPKKAFGWAARDPSGVLSPFNFSRRETGEQDVAFKVMYCGICHSDLHMLKNEWGNTTFPIVPGHEIAGVVTEVGSKAQNFKVGDKVGVGVLVGSCNSCQGCAANLENFCPQMILTYSAKNKDGTITYGGYSDSMVVDERFAIRIPDNLPLDVAAPLLCAGITVYSPLRYFGLDKPGLHVGVVGLGGLGHVAVKFAKAFGAKVTVISTSPNKQKEAIERLGADSFLLSKDQDKMKAAMYSLDGIIDSVSAVHPLAPLLALLKPNGKLVMVGLPEKPLELPIFSLCTGRKMIAGSSIGGLKETQEMIDFAAKHNVKPEIEVIAMDYVNTAMERLAKADVKYRFVIDIGNTLNATTS; encoded by the exons ATGGCGTCACCAGAGACGGAGCATCCAAAGAAGGCTTTTGGATGGGCAGCTAGGGACCCTTCTGGGGTTTTATCCCCTTTCAACTTTTCCAGAAG GGAAACTGGAGAGCAAGATGTGGCATTCAAAGTGATGTACTGTGGAATATGTCACTCGGATCTTCACATGTTAAAGAACGAATGGGGCAATACCACTTTCCCTATAGTACCTGG GCATGAGATTGCTGGAGTAGTGACAGAGGTAGGAAGTaaggcacaaaatttcaaagttGGAGACAAAGTGGGAGTGGGAGTGTTGGTTGGATCCTGCAACTCATGCCAAGGCTGTGCTGCAAATCTTGAAAATTTCTGCCCGCAAATGATCCTAACATACAGTGCCAAGAACAAGGACGGCACCATCACCTACGGAGGCTACTCTGACTCAATGGTAGTCGATGAACGCTTCGCCATTCGCATCCCGGATAACCTTCCACTGGATGTGGCCGCTCCGTTGCTTTGTGCCGGGATCACGGTGTATAGCCCTCTCAGATATTTCGGACTTGACAAGCCTGGTTTGCACGTCGGTGTGGTTGGTCTTGGTGGATTAGGCCATGTGGCCGTTAAGTTTGCCAAAGCTTTTGGTGCTAAAGTAACTGTCATTAGTACTTCCCCTAACAAACAAAAGGAAGCTATTGAACGTTTAGGAGCCGATTCGTTTCTCTTAAGTAAAGACCAAGATAAGATGAAG GCTGCAATGTATAGCTTGGATGGTATTATTGACTCAGTTTCTGCAGTGCATCCTTTGGCTCCATTGCTGGCTCTATTGAAGCCTAATGGAAAACTTGTGATGGTTGGTTTACCTGAAAAGCCTCTAGAGTTGCCAATATTTTCTCTTTGTACGG GAAGAAAGATGATAGCTGGTAGTAGTATTGGAGGGTTGAAGGAGACACAAGAAATGATTGATTTTGCTGCTAAACATAACGTGAAGCCTGAGATAGAAGTTATTGCAATGGATTATGTAAACACAGCAATGGAGCGCCTCGCAAAAGCAGATGTCAAGTATCGATTTGTTATTGATATCGGAAACACTCTCAATGCCACAACCTCTTAA
- the LOC112747362 gene encoding lectin 5-like: protein MANSDQKLLMIFMFSLMFITIAKSDSLSFNYPRFTPGLRNLLLDGEDSSISDGALHLTKTDPNTGKALPDRSGLAAFFGAVRLFNNRTGKVADFTTEFTFTVKTNGVQPHGDGFTFFLASLDYEFPDNSSGGFLGLFNSQTAFNASANQVVVVEFDTFGNTWDPPYSPYPHIGIDVNSVRSVATAKWPMDSEPDGAIGKASIRYGSSSKLLSVIVSYPNSTVPVTTLSYPVDFANALQSEWALVGFSASTGDLVETHDILSWYFRTSL, encoded by the exons ATGGCCAACTCCGACCAAAAACTCCTAATGATCTTCATGTTTTCACTCATGTTCATAACCATTGCCAAATCAGACTCATTGTCCTTCAACTACCCACGTTTCACGCCGGGTCTTAGAAATCTTCTGTTGGACGGTGAAGATTCTAGCATTTCAG ATGGAGCGCTACACCTGACCAAAACCGATCCCAATACAGGCAAAGCACTTCCAGACCGTTCTGGTTTGGCCGCATTTTTTGGAGCAGTTCGGCTCTTCAACAACCGAACCGGCAAAGTTGCAGACTTCACTACAGAGTTCACCTTCACCGTGAAAACAAACGGTGTGCAACCTCACGGCGACGGGTTCACCTTTTTCCTCGCATCACTCGATTATGAGTTCCCAGACAACTCGAGTGGCGGATTCCTTGGACTCTTCAACTCTCAAACTGCATTCAATGCCTCTGCAAACCAGGTTGTGGTGGTTGAGTTTGATACCTTTGGGAACACTTGGGATCCTCCCTACTCACCATACCCTCACATAGGAATCGATGTTAACAGCGTCAGATCGGTGGCCACTGCAAAATGGCCAATGGATTCTGAACCAGATGGTGCAATAGGGAAAGCATCTATAAGATATGGGTCATCTTCAAAACTGTTGAGTGTGATTGTTTCTTATCCAAACAGTACCGTACCTGTAACTACTTTATCGTATCCGGTTGATTTTGCGAATGCTCTGCAATCGGAATGGGCGCTTGTTGGATTTTCTGCTTCTACTGGTGATTTGGTTGAGACACATGACATTCTTTCATGGTATTTCCGTACTTCCCTGTAA
- the LOC112747351 gene encoding uncharacterized protein isoform X2, translated as MVEVSFTRTWSPSDGGVPFNIDIRYILRRGDSGFYPYVILERVEGFPAVEIDQIRIVFKLARDRFRYMAISNTRQRMMPSMADRENGQTLDYPEAVLLTKPLQRNFLREVDDKYQYSIETQDNKVNGWTSPYSEPRVGFWILTPSNEFRNCGPIKQDLTSHVGPIALSMFVSNHYAGREVNMKFQEGELYKKVFGPVFIYLNSGPSNQNLWLDAVQKQSNEAKSWPYNFPRSIDFIPANKRGTISGRLQVQDRFMKGQSLQNANSAYVGLGLPGDPGSWQKESKGYQFWTRTDKNGNFVINNIVPGDYNLYAWVPGFIGDYKYNKTITITPGCSTNLNTLVYNPPRNGPTLWEIGIPDRLAAEFFVPDANPKLINNLYRNHTIDKFRQYGLWERYAELHPHNDLVFVVGANDYRKDWYFAHVTRKIGEKKYRPCTWQIVFDLPNVTSRGIYTLQLALASSTEAELQVWFNDPKNANPAHFTTGQVGGDNAIARHGIHGLYRLYSIGVSGKHLVKGKNIIYLKQSKALTAFEGVMYDYIRLEGPPPSSPGFDH; from the exons ATGGTGGAAGTTTCATTTACAAGAACATGGTCACCCTCAGATGGTGGTGTCCCCTTCAATATAGACATAAG GTATATATTGAGAAGAGGGGATTCTGGGTTTTATCCATATGTAATATTGGAACGTGTAGAGGGATTTCCAGCTGTGGAAATTGATCAAATTAGGATTGTTTTCAAGCTCGCCCGTGACAG GTTTCGTTATATGGCTATATCAAACACAAGGCAGAGGATGATGCCATCTATGGCAGATAGAGAAAATGGTCAAACCCTAGATTATCCTGAAGCCGTTCTCTTAACCAAGCCATTACAACGAAATTTTCTTAGAGAG GTGGATGACAAGTATCAATACTCAATTGAGACTCAAGACAACAAGGTTAACGGTTGGACAAGCCCATATTCTGAGCCACGTGTCGGTTTCTGGATCTTAACACCCAGCAATGAGTTCCGCAATTGTGGGCCTATCAAGCAAGATCTCACCTCTCATGTTGGCCCAATTGCCCTCTCG ATGTTTGTGAGCAACCACTATGCTGGAAGGGAGGTAAATATGAAATTTCAGGAAGGGGAACTTTATAAGAAGGTTTTTGGCCCTGTTTTTATCTACCTCAACTCTGGTCCAAGTAATCAAAATTTGTGGTTAGATGCCGTACAAAAG CAATCCAATGAAGCCAAAAGCTGGCCATATAATTTCCCTCGATCAATCGATTTCATTCCAGCCAATAAACGTGGAACAATATCAGGAAGGTTGCAAGTCCAAGATAG GTTCATGAAAGGACAGAGCCTTCAAAATGCTAACAGTGCGTACGTTGGTTTAGGTTTACCTGGAGATCCTGGATCATGGCAGAAAGAAAGCAAG GGTTATCAATTTTGGACTCGAACCGACAAGAATGGTAATTTTGTAATCAACAATATTGTACCCGGTGATTACAATTTGTATGCATGGGTTCCTGGTTTTATTGGAGACTACAAATACAACAAGACAATAACCATCACACCAG GATGCTCCACCAACTTGAATACACTTGTGTATAATCCTCCAAGAAATGGTCCAACACTTTGGGAGATTGGAATTCCTGATCGCTTAGCTGCTGAATTTTTTGTGCCAGACGCTAACCCTAAGCTCATCAACAACTTATACAGGAATCACACCATTGAcaa ATTTAGGCAATATGGATTGTGGGAACGTTACGCCGAATTACATCCACATAATGATCTTGTATTCGTTGTTGGTGCTAATGACTATCGCAAGGATTGGTACTTTGCTCATGTTACAAG GAAAATAGGAGAGAAGAAATACAGACCATGCACATGGCAAATTGTATTTGACCTTCCAAATGTCACATCCAGAGGAATATACACACTACAACTGGCTTTGGCATCCTCAACTGAAGCTGAATTGCAG GTTTGGTTCAATGACCCTAAAAATGCAAATCCTGCACACTTCACAACAGGACAAGTAGGAGGAGACAATGCCATAGCAAGGCATGGCATCCATGGATTGTATAGGCTCTATAGCATAGGTGTAAGTGGGAAGCATTTGGTGAAAGGAAAGAACATCATCTATTTGAAGCAATCTAAAGCTTTAACTGCATTTGAAGGAGTCATGTATGATTATATCCGCTTAGAAGGTCCTCCACCTTCATCCCCTGGATTTGATCACTAA
- the LOC112747360 gene encoding gibberellin 20 oxidase 4-like, translating into MASSQTAVLPPTESRTLFDASWGKLSNVPTEFVWPGSENRLNLPELQVPQIDLKSFLSGDPKIVETLCAEVNEACKKHGFLILVNHGVDAELVATTEKLIDEFFTLPMEEKLRAERVVPSPWGYASSFLGRFHSTLPWKETLSINYCAEPNRKTVEEYFARVLGEDYKRFGTTLEEYGEAMSNVCLVLMELLGLSLGVGRKYFRDFYEDNESVMRLNYYPTCQRPDLALGIGPHCDPTSLTILHQDLVGGLQVFADDQWYSVSPKQGAFVVNIGDTFTAMTNGLYKSCLHRVVVNEKVVRRSIAFFLNPNGKKVVIPPKELVTDENPRLYPDFTWPIFLEFTQKFYRTDSTTLEVFSKWVEEQNQQQCKEN; encoded by the exons atggcTTCTTCTCAAACCGCTGTTCTTCCCCCAACAGAATCCAGGACACTCTTTGATGCTTCTTGGGGAAAGCTTTCAAATGTACCCACCGAATTCGTATGGCCTGGTAGCGAAAACCGCCTGAACCTTCCAGAACTCCAAGTTCCACAGATCGATTTGAAGTCTTTCCTCTCCGGGGATCCTAAAATCGTTGAAACTCTTTGCGCCGAGGTTAACGAGGCCTGCAAGAAGCATGGATTCCTCATCCTTGTTAACCACGGCGTCGACGCGGAGCTCGTGGCCACAACCGAAAAGCTAATCGATGAGTTCTTTACCTTGCCCATGGAGGAGAAGCTGAGGGCTGAGAGAGTGGTTCCAAGTCCTTGGGGGTATGCTAGTAGCTTCCTTGGAAGGTTCCATTCCACTCTTCCATGGAAGGAAACTCTTTCAATTAATTACTGTGCTGAACCTAATCGGAAGACCGTGGAGGAATACTTTGCTAGGGTTTTGGGGGAAGATTACAAGCGATTTGG AACTACCTTGGAAGAGTACGGTGAAGCCATGAGTAATGTTTGCCTGGTACTGATGGAGCTACTTGGATTGAGCTTAGGTGTTGGGCGCAAATATTTCAGAGATTTCTATGAAGACAATGAATCTGTGATGAGGCTGAATTACTATCCAACATGCCAGAGACCTGATTTGGCCCTAGGAATTGGGCCCCACTGTGACCCTACATCCTTAACCATACTTCATCAAGATTTAGTGGGTGGTCTACAAGTGTTTGCAGATGATCAATGGTACTCTGTGTCTCCAAAACAAGGAGCTTTTGTTGTCAATATTGGTGACACTTTCACG GCAATGACAAACGGACTTTACAAGAGTTGCTTGCACAGAGTGGTTGTGAACGAGAAAGTTGTGAGAAGATCGATTGCTTTTTTTCTGAATCCAAACGGAAAGAAAGTAGTGATTCCTCCAAAAGAACTTGTCACCGACGAGAATCCAAGGCTCTATCCAGATTTCACGTGGCCAATTTTTCTTGAATTCACACAGAAGTTTTATAGGACTGACTCCACAACCCTTGAAGTTTTCTCAAAGTGGGTTGAGGAGCAAAACCAGCAGCAATGCAAGGAAAATTGA
- the LOC112746837 gene encoding lectin 9-like, whose protein sequence is MAFFSSKSYLPLSSPLKIFISLLLLQLFNNSVNSQFPTPPDYESVDFGVSSFDPNDPNLGLFSGASISNAGILHLTETDYQGKALQNSVGRLVHGTPVHIWDRNTGNLADFTAGFAFAVNPDDSEVRGDGFAFFLGPLRQDIPQNSTGGYLGLFDPKTALDPSKNQILAIEFDTFPNEWDPPAATITQAPHVGIDVGSVKSVATANWPAYSIPSFAVGSASINYNSESKRLSVFVSYPGISNATVSLSANVDLRSVLPEYVRIGFSAATGDVVETHDIFSFYFENAL, encoded by the coding sequence ATGGCTTTCTTCAGCTCAAAATCATATCTGCCACTTTCTTCTCCACTCAAAATCTTCATCTCATTGCTCTTGCTTCAATTATTTAACAATAGTGTTAACTCACAATTCCCAACACCGCCGGACTATGAATCCGTTGACTTCGGCGTCTCCTCTTTCGACCCCAACGACCCAAACCTAGGCCTTTTTTCCGGTGCCTCAATATCCAATGCCGGAATTCTACACTTAACTGAAACTGATTACCAAGGAAAAGCACTTCAAAACAGTGTCGGTCGGCTGGTGCATGGAACACCGGTGCATATCTGGGATAGAAATACCGGAAACCTCGCGGACTTCACCGCAGGGTTTGCTTTCGCAGTAAACCCTGACGATTCAGAAGTCCGCGGGGATGGATTCGCTTTCTTCCTTGGACCACTAAGACAGGATATACCCCAGAATTCCACTGGAGGGTATCTTGGTCTTTTCGACCCTAAAACAGCGTTAGATCCAAGCAAGAACCAAATCTTAGCTATTGAGTTCGATACTTTTCCTAACGAATGGGACCCTCCTGCAGCAACGATAACTCAAGCCCCTCACGTTGGAATCGACGTTGGGTCTGTTAAGTCGGTGGCGACGGCGAACTGGCCGGCTTATTCCATTCCGTCATTCGCGGTTGGGTCAGCGAGCATAAACTATAACTCTGAATCGAAAAGGTTGAGTGTGTTTGTGAGTTACCCTGGGATAAGCAATGCCACCGTCTCACTCTCCGCCAATGTTGATTTGAGGAGTGTTTTGCCGGAATATGTGAGGATTGGTTTCTCTGCCGCCACCGGTGATGTGGTTGAAACGCATGACATTTTTAGCTTCTATTTCGAAAATGCCCTATAG
- the LOC112747351 gene encoding uncharacterized protein isoform X1: MKVVYVALLFFLLGASSVKSSFRTSPVILNTENPDRVILQNGIVSITLAKPGGYILEISYNGIDTILESRNDKKDRGYVDFVTNEPGESGGEPKTETTDFKVIAQDQNMVEVSFTRTWSPSDGGVPFNIDIRYILRRGDSGFYPYVILERVEGFPAVEIDQIRIVFKLARDRFRYMAISNTRQRMMPSMADRENGQTLDYPEAVLLTKPLQRNFLREVDDKYQYSIETQDNKVNGWTSPYSEPRVGFWILTPSNEFRNCGPIKQDLTSHVGPIALSMFVSNHYAGREVNMKFQEGELYKKVFGPVFIYLNSGPSNQNLWLDAVQKQSNEAKSWPYNFPRSIDFIPANKRGTISGRLQVQDRFMKGQSLQNANSAYVGLGLPGDPGSWQKESKGYQFWTRTDKNGNFVINNIVPGDYNLYAWVPGFIGDYKYNKTITITPGCSTNLNTLVYNPPRNGPTLWEIGIPDRLAAEFFVPDANPKLINNLYRNHTIDKFRQYGLWERYAELHPHNDLVFVVGANDYRKDWYFAHVTRKIGEKKYRPCTWQIVFDLPNVTSRGIYTLQLALASSTEAELQVWFNDPKNANPAHFTTGQVGGDNAIARHGIHGLYRLYSIGVSGKHLVKGKNIIYLKQSKALTAFEGVMYDYIRLEGPPPSSPGFDH, translated from the exons ATGAAGGTGGTATACGTTGCACTGCTTTTCTTCTTGCTGGGTGCATCTTCTGTGAAGAGCTCATTTAG AACATCGCCGGTTATTCTGAATACTGAAAATCCTGATCGG GTGATCCTTCAAAACGGTATCGTTTCCATCACTTTGGCAAAGCCTGGGGGCTATATTCTTGAAATATCATATAATGGAATTGACACCATACTTGAATCTCGAAATGATAAAAAGGATAGAGG GTACGTGGACTTTGTCACAAATGAACCAGGAGAATCTGGCGGCGAACCAAA AACCGAGACGACAGATTTTAAAGTCATAGCACAGGACCAGAATATGGTGGAAGTTTCATTTACAAGAACATGGTCACCCTCAGATGGTGGTGTCCCCTTCAATATAGACATAAG GTATATATTGAGAAGAGGGGATTCTGGGTTTTATCCATATGTAATATTGGAACGTGTAGAGGGATTTCCAGCTGTGGAAATTGATCAAATTAGGATTGTTTTCAAGCTCGCCCGTGACAG GTTTCGTTATATGGCTATATCAAACACAAGGCAGAGGATGATGCCATCTATGGCAGATAGAGAAAATGGTCAAACCCTAGATTATCCTGAAGCCGTTCTCTTAACCAAGCCATTACAACGAAATTTTCTTAGAGAG GTGGATGACAAGTATCAATACTCAATTGAGACTCAAGACAACAAGGTTAACGGTTGGACAAGCCCATATTCTGAGCCACGTGTCGGTTTCTGGATCTTAACACCCAGCAATGAGTTCCGCAATTGTGGGCCTATCAAGCAAGATCTCACCTCTCATGTTGGCCCAATTGCCCTCTCG ATGTTTGTGAGCAACCACTATGCTGGAAGGGAGGTAAATATGAAATTTCAGGAAGGGGAACTTTATAAGAAGGTTTTTGGCCCTGTTTTTATCTACCTCAACTCTGGTCCAAGTAATCAAAATTTGTGGTTAGATGCCGTACAAAAG CAATCCAATGAAGCCAAAAGCTGGCCATATAATTTCCCTCGATCAATCGATTTCATTCCAGCCAATAAACGTGGAACAATATCAGGAAGGTTGCAAGTCCAAGATAG GTTCATGAAAGGACAGAGCCTTCAAAATGCTAACAGTGCGTACGTTGGTTTAGGTTTACCTGGAGATCCTGGATCATGGCAGAAAGAAAGCAAG GGTTATCAATTTTGGACTCGAACCGACAAGAATGGTAATTTTGTAATCAACAATATTGTACCCGGTGATTACAATTTGTATGCATGGGTTCCTGGTTTTATTGGAGACTACAAATACAACAAGACAATAACCATCACACCAG GATGCTCCACCAACTTGAATACACTTGTGTATAATCCTCCAAGAAATGGTCCAACACTTTGGGAGATTGGAATTCCTGATCGCTTAGCTGCTGAATTTTTTGTGCCAGACGCTAACCCTAAGCTCATCAACAACTTATACAGGAATCACACCATTGAcaa ATTTAGGCAATATGGATTGTGGGAACGTTACGCCGAATTACATCCACATAATGATCTTGTATTCGTTGTTGGTGCTAATGACTATCGCAAGGATTGGTACTTTGCTCATGTTACAAG GAAAATAGGAGAGAAGAAATACAGACCATGCACATGGCAAATTGTATTTGACCTTCCAAATGTCACATCCAGAGGAATATACACACTACAACTGGCTTTGGCATCCTCAACTGAAGCTGAATTGCAG GTTTGGTTCAATGACCCTAAAAATGCAAATCCTGCACACTTCACAACAGGACAAGTAGGAGGAGACAATGCCATAGCAAGGCATGGCATCCATGGATTGTATAGGCTCTATAGCATAGGTGTAAGTGGGAAGCATTTGGTGAAAGGAAAGAACATCATCTATTTGAAGCAATCTAAAGCTTTAACTGCATTTGAAGGAGTCATGTATGATTATATCCGCTTAGAAGGTCCTCCACCTTCATCCCCTGGATTTGATCACTAA